The segment GAGAGCGAAAAATATATTGAGGACGCGATCGCGCAAGAAGTTATTATGGATCGCATTCTGGTTCATGTCATCCTTGCAGGCAATCCTGGCAAAACCTGGGAAGAAATTTTACCGGAACTTCAAGCGTTGAGCCTCAGTCCCGCGTCCCTCGAAACAATTTCGAGCAATTTGGATTCGCCGCCAGAATTGGAGACATTACTCGACGAAATTAATTCGGATTTTGCTGTTCCCCTCCTCGTGCAGTGCGAAAAAATCGCTCAATTGGATGGTGTGATTACGCCAGAGGAAGCGAAAGTGATTGAAACGATTAAACAGAAGGATTTTGGCATCCCGAAATCAATTAAAACAGAGTTTACTGGCTAGCTTCGCTTCTTTTTAGATTGCCCAATCTGGAGAATACGCCCAAACTTTGTAAATAAACGCCGCCAACTCCCATTAAAAAGCCGAGATAAGCAATGGCTTGAACGAGGAAGAGTTGCTGTCGGTAGCCAAATAAAGCCTTGAGAACGATACCGGGAAATTCCTTATCTGGGAGGATTTGAGCGAGATTCCAAACTTGGGAACCCAGGATGCAAGAGGGGCTGTTGGGGAGGCAAAATTTGGCGTATTGTGGGTTAAGTTGGGCAAGAAGCGCGATCGCGCCGTCGAGATGTTTGAGAACTCCAACAACCAATCCGCCAACGATTAAGAGCAAGAAAATTCCCATCACTTGGAAAAAGAGGCGAATATTGATCTTAATCCCCAGAACAAAAAGCAGAACGCCCATTCCCGTCGCCAGGGTTAAGCCTGCGATTGCACCGATGCTGGGAAGCAACCAACCGTCTTGAAACTTCGCAACGATAAATACAACGGTTTCAAAACCTTCGCGCGCCACTGCAATAAAAATCAGCGCAAATACGCCCCAGGCTGCACCCTGTCCTTTTTCCAATGCTTGCGCGATCGCGCCCTCAACTTCCGTTTTTAGGAATTTTGCCTGTTGTGTCATCCAAATTAACATCCAACTGAGCATCGCGATCGCGAAAATCCCAAATCCCGCTTCTAAAAATTCCTTAAACACCGGGGCGTACAAGGCATTAGAAGCAGCAAGTCGTTGCAGAATGCCCCCCAACCCCAACCCCACCAAAACAGAAGCGGCAATTCCCGCCAAAACCCCGCCAAAGACCCAAGGATAGAGGCGCGTCTGCTGGGCTTTTTTTAAACAAGCCCCCACAATTCCCACCACCAAAGCCGCTTCAAACCCTTCTCGAAGCGTCACCAAAAATGTCGGTAAAGCTGCACTAAAATCCATAGAATTCTTCCTTGGGAAATATGTGGGTATCCCTACAATAAACCGAGATCCTGCAAGCAGAGGCGCGTTACCTCTAGTCGCGCGCTAGCATCAGTTGGGTTGCGAATGTCAATATTGGTTGCGAAAAAGTAAACATTATCATTCTGCTCCAAATATCCAACAAACCAACCAAATTCCCCCGTATCGGGCTGTCCCCAGCCCGTCTTGGCTCTGAGCGTATAGTCTGGAGTCTTTTCCACTGTGATTATATCCTTGACAATGGAGAGCGATCGCGCGGAAAACGGCAATTCATTGTCATAGAGACGGCGGAGAAACTGAATTTGCTCTTGAGGAGTAATGCGCAATTCTCCTGTTAGCCAGAATTTGTCGATATCCTCTGGACTGCCAATATTTCGATTGCCATAATCAGCTTGAGTCACCCATTTTTGCATGGGTTCATATCCGACTCGGCGAGCTAAAACTTGGTAAAACCAAACTGCTGAAATCTTGATTGCTTCTCTCAGGTTGAGATCGCGATTCCAAGCAGGAAGAAATCGTGGAATTCCATCCCAAGTTAGCACGGCAACCTCGTCGGCAATTGCCCCTGTTTCTAAAGAGATTAAAGAGTTGAGAATTTTAAACGTCGATGCTGGGAGGAAAGGAGTGGCATTGCGTTGGGGGTTGTGTTGATAGACGCGATCGCGTTTCGAGTCGTGAATTATGATGGAGCCTTCAATCCCCAGGGTTTGAAAGTGCCGCTTAAAATTGGGGACTTGGGCCACCTCTGCGTGGCTCGGAGATTCTATGATTGAGTTAGGTACTGTGAGAGCCGATCGCGCCGTTGACAACAAAAGAGTCGCAATAAACCCGAATACCATCATTGCCAAAGTCACTGAGCGAAATAGTTTATTCATTCACAACCTCCAAGAAACCTTGCTATTCTAAGCTTTCTTGGCAAAGCTAGCAGAGTTGAAGTCTCCTCTCTCATCGAACCCCGAAGCTCTAAAGTCCCGCCCTTCTAGGACAACTTTTGTTAAAGTGTCAAAACACGAACCCAAACCCTCCATTCAACGCGATATGGCTGCAACAACAACCGCGATACACCCCCCTAAAACCTGGACTTGGCGCGGCTTCAAAACTTGCTACCAACAACAAGGGACTGAAGGCGCTGCTGTGGTTTTCGTTCACGGATTTGGGGCATCTTGGGGACATTGGCGCAAAAATTTGCCCGTTTTAGGGGAATCTTATCGTTGTTACGCGATCGATCTGATTGGTTTCGGAGATTCGGCTAAACCCACACCCGGAACTGAAATCGAATACACCTTTGAAACCTGGGGACAGCAAATTGCGGATTTCTGTCGCGAAGTGGTGGGGAGTCCGGTGTTTTTAGTGGGAAATTCCATCGGTTGCATTGCTGTCATGCAAGCCGCCGTCGATTGTCCGGAAATTGCTTTGGGGGTCTGTTTAATCAACTGTTCTCTGCGCTTGCTTCACGAACGCAAACAGGCGGATATCCCTGCGTACAGGCGTTTGGGTGCATCTACCTTGCAACGGTTATTGAAAATTAAGCCCGTCGGTTCTTTTTTCTTCAAACAACTTGCCAAACCCAAAGTCGTGCGAAACATCCTATTGCAAGCTTACGCGCGATCGGAAGCGGTGAACGATGAATTGATCGATATTCTGATGAAACCTGCGGCGGATAAGGGTGCGGCGGATGTGTTTATTGCTTTCACGGGTTACTCTCAAGGTCCCCTTGCGGAAGATTTATTGCCGATTTTGCCCTGTCCGGCACTAATTTTATGGGGAACGGAAGATCCTTGGGAATTCGTGGAAAAGGGGCGAGAATTTGCCAAATATCCCAAGGTAGAGCGGTTTATTGAATTGGAAGGTTTGGGTCATTGTCCCCAAGATGAAGCGCCGGAAGTGGTTAATCCGATTTTACAAGAGTGGATTGCGAGTTACGTCTGATGTGTATTATCCAAAAGCCCTCAGTGAGGATTGACACGGTGACGGGGTGACGCGGAGACACGGTGAATTTTCATGGTGTGCAATTAGGATTTGATATGATGCCTCTTACCCAGAAGCCCTCACCCCCAGCCCCTCTCCCAATGCTGGGAGAGGGGAGATAGATTACGTCGTAAAAGACGGAGCTTTAGAGCCATGACTTTTTGGTAAAATCCCGTAACCTTCAGCAAGTTAATCCAATGCCCAACTTACCCCCAGAATGCCACCTCCGACGCGCCACAGCACAAGATATTTGGTCAATTCGCAAATTGGTTTTTGGGGCAAAACTCGACCCCACACAGGTGCGTTGGGAGCAATTTTGGATTGTTGAGTGCAACGGTGAAATTGTGGGTTGCGGACAGTTGCGAACCTTTGAGGATGCGCAGGAATTGGGAAGTTTAGTCATCGCGCGATCGCGCCGCAACCAAGGGTTAGGATCTATTTTGTGCCGGAAACTCATCCAGGAAGCCACACAACCTCTTTATTTGGAATGTTTGGGAGGGGGATTGGTTGAGTTCTATCGCCGTTTTGGGTTCGTTCCCGTCGCCTGGGAAGACATTCCGCGATCGCTCAAATCCAAATTTGGCGTGTCAAACCTCGCGAAAACCTTCCTCCGGGTTCCTGTCACCTTCATGGCATATAGCGTTTCCGAATGAAGCGCGAAACCCAATACCCATTTCTCATATCCCCCAAATAACACCTGTATCTCTTTCTACTATTCCCTGTTCCCTTTTGCTGTCGCGCAAAGTTCCGTATCCCAAAGGTCAATGCTATACAAAAGCAATTCGTTAGAATAGGAAGTAGGAGAATATCGTTGAAGTCGGGCTAATCTTCTCGTAATAACTCTCTAGACGGGAAACCGAACCCAATTGTCAGTTTTCCGCGCGATCGCGTATTTCTTAAAACCCTACCTTATAGGAGAGCATTGCTTATGTTTTTCCACCCCTCGTACCTCATTCTAATTCCCGGTATGTTGCTCATGTTTTGGGCGCAAAGCCGAGTGAAAGGAACCTACAATCGTTATGCTCGCGTCCCCTCGAAAATGGGCATGACGGGTGCAGAAGTTGCTCACTCGATTCTGAAATCCAAAGGCATTACCGATGTGGTTGTCGAACCCGTGAGAGGAGAGTTAACGGATCACTACGATCCTAGCGCCAAAGCCGTTCGACTCTCCGAAGGCATTTACGGTAAATCTTCCCTCGCTGCGGCTGCTGTTGCTGCTCATGAATGCGGTCACGTTTTACAGGATAAACGAGGTTACGCTTTTATGAACTTTCGGGCAAGTCTCGTTCCGGTGGCCAACTTGGGTTCGCAAATTGGGCCCATGCTTGTGATTATTGGAATTGTTCTAACACAGTTAGGCGCGATTTCTAGCCTGTTTATCAATATTGGAATTATTCTTTTCGTCGCCGTAATTGCCTTCCATATCGTGACACTTCCAGTAGAGTTTGATGCCTCCAGTCGCGCACTTAGGCTGATTAATGAGTTAGGAATTCTTCAAGGAGAAGAGCATCGCGGTGCAAAAGCCGTTCTACAAGCAGCCGCTTGGACTTATGTAGCATCGGCAATTTATGCCATCTTGCAACTGGTACAATTATTGCTTCTTTCTCAACGGCGTTAAGTGCAATAAAATTGATTTTTTGAGGTGGGGGTATTAGCATTGCTATGTCCCTACCTTCTTTTATATAGCGTTTTTGTTTGGGACGTAGAACTGGACAGATCGCAAAAGGAAATAGGGAACAGATTATAAATATCTCCGCGTCCCCGCATCTCCCGGTCACTGAGCGTGTCGAAGTGCCGTGTCATCCAAAAGCTCCCCCAGCTCCCCTCTCCCCGCGTCACCGTTCACCGTGTCACCGTGTCACCGTGTCACCGTGTCAGTCCTCGCCGAGGGCATTCAATCGGATTGCATATTATCGGCTTCCACCGGGACGCTTGCGTTTAGGAATAGAGGGTTCCTGCTGTTGCTTAAAGCGTAAATTAGTTTGTTTGGCAATCTTGAATTCAATGTTAGAGCGATCTTCAAAAATAACTGAATTTGCCGCAGTCATTGAACTCAACAAAAGAATGCTACTTCCGGTTAACAGAACGATCGATAAAATATTTTTCATGATAACCGCTTCCTCTTCAATAAATGTTTGACTTTCGAACGAAGTTGTTTATCTCATTCGTTCTGAAAACATCATGCAATTTTCAACTCAAACAAACAATGCAGATAAAGTCAGGAGTTGATTTTTGAAAAGCAGGAGTAAATCAGGTTAAGTCGTAAATCTGGTTAAGTCAGAAAAAGTAAGGTATTTGAATTTGGAAAAGGTTTTGTTGGGTTTTCAAGGTAAACTAAATTGTAAATCTCACGAGAAATTGTAATGAAAGGTTCTAAAAGCTCGATTCCTTCTCTTTCCGTGCAATCTTGTTTGGCAAACGGCTGAGGTAAGAGAGAGATACCCATGAACTTTGAAGAAGTTTTTAGCGTTGCAGATGCGCTCGTCTTTCGGAAGATGGGGAAACACCTGAGCGATGTGGATAAGATCGTTCTTGAAGGCGCTTGGAACGGTCAAAGTTATGAAGAAATTGCCGATTCTGCGGGGTATTCTCCCGATTACATTCGAGGAGATGCGGCACCGAAGTTTTGGAAGCTGCTTTCGGAGGCATTTGGAGAGAAGCTGAAAAAAAGGAACTTTCGGGTTGCCTTGGAGCGAATTGCTAACGAATTTAGCGATATTTCCTTAAAGGGAAAAAATCTTGCGGTTTATGTGGATCGTCCTCCCATTGAGGAAAATTGTTATCGCGCGATCGCGCAACCGGGAGCCTTAATTCGCATCAAAGCACCCCAAAAAATGGGCAAAACCCTACTCCTAGAAAAACTCCTCGCGTATTCTAGACAGCAGGATTATAAAACCGTTAAAATTGATTTTGAACTGGCAGAGAGTGCCGTACTTGCCAACTTAAAAACCTTCCTTCAATGCAGGGCTATTTCATTTTCACGAGAGCCAGAATCTGGTAGAGTTTGAGGCTAGATTTTCTGGTTCAAACATTGATGCTTCTACCTCCTTTACCCTCCCCTGTTACCTCTGAGTCTAGCAATGGACT is part of the Lusitaniella coriacea LEGE 07157 genome and harbors:
- a CDS encoding FTR1 family iron permease — protein: MDFSAALPTFLVTLREGFEAALVVGIVGACLKKAQQTRLYPWVFGGVLAGIAASVLVGLGLGGILQRLAASNALYAPVFKEFLEAGFGIFAIAMLSWMLIWMTQQAKFLKTEVEGAIAQALEKGQGAAWGVFALIFIAVAREGFETVVFIVAKFQDGWLLPSIGAIAGLTLATGMGVLLFVLGIKINIRLFFQVMGIFLLLIVGGLVVGVLKHLDGAIALLAQLNPQYAKFCLPNSPSCILGSQVWNLAQILPDKEFPGIVLKALFGYRQQLFLVQAIAYLGFLMGVGGVYLQSLGVFSRLGNLKRSEASQ
- the blaOXA gene encoding class D beta-lactamase, which produces MNKLFRSVTLAMMVFGFIATLLLSTARSALTVPNSIIESPSHAEVAQVPNFKRHFQTLGIEGSIIIHDSKRDRVYQHNPQRNATPFLPASTFKILNSLISLETGAIADEVAVLTWDGIPRFLPAWNRDLNLREAIKISAVWFYQVLARRVGYEPMQKWVTQADYGNRNIGSPEDIDKFWLTGELRITPQEQIQFLRRLYDNELPFSARSLSIVKDIITVEKTPDYTLRAKTGWGQPDTGEFGWFVGYLEQNDNVYFFATNIDIRNPTDASARLEVTRLCLQDLGLL
- a CDS encoding alpha/beta fold hydrolase → MAATTTAIHPPKTWTWRGFKTCYQQQGTEGAAVVFVHGFGASWGHWRKNLPVLGESYRCYAIDLIGFGDSAKPTPGTEIEYTFETWGQQIADFCREVVGSPVFLVGNSIGCIAVMQAAVDCPEIALGVCLINCSLRLLHERKQADIPAYRRLGASTLQRLLKIKPVGSFFFKQLAKPKVVRNILLQAYARSEAVNDELIDILMKPAADKGAADVFIAFTGYSQGPLAEDLLPILPCPALILWGTEDPWEFVEKGREFAKYPKVERFIELEGLGHCPQDEAPEVVNPILQEWIASYV
- a CDS encoding GNAT family N-acetyltransferase; this translates as MPNLPPECHLRRATAQDIWSIRKLVFGAKLDPTQVRWEQFWIVECNGEIVGCGQLRTFEDAQELGSLVIARSRRNQGLGSILCRKLIQEATQPLYLECLGGGLVEFYRRFGFVPVAWEDIPRSLKSKFGVSNLAKTFLRVPVTFMAYSVSE
- a CDS encoding zinc metallopeptidase, with the translated sequence MFFHPSYLILIPGMLLMFWAQSRVKGTYNRYARVPSKMGMTGAEVAHSILKSKGITDVVVEPVRGELTDHYDPSAKAVRLSEGIYGKSSLAAAAVAAHECGHVLQDKRGYAFMNFRASLVPVANLGSQIGPMLVIIGIVLTQLGAISSLFINIGIILFVAVIAFHIVTLPVEFDASSRALRLINELGILQGEEHRGAKAVLQAAAWTYVASAIYAILQLVQLLLLSQRR
- a CDS encoding AAA-like domain-containing protein; its protein translation is MNFEEVFSVADALVFRKMGKHLSDVDKIVLEGAWNGQSYEEIADSAGYSPDYIRGDAAPKFWKLLSEAFGEKLKKRNFRVALERIANEFSDISLKGKNLAVYVDRPPIEENCYRAIAQPGALIRIKAPQKMGKTLLLEKLLAYSRQQDYKTVKIDFELAESAVLANLKTFLQCRAISFSREPESGRV